A stretch of DNA from Ranitomeya variabilis isolate aRanVar5 chromosome 1, aRanVar5.hap1, whole genome shotgun sequence:
aattataagaagtatttctccatcgtccttatggctattgcagacgccaactgcaggttccttgccgtggacattggagcgtatggacggtccaacgattcgcaagtgtttaaaaactctccgatgggtcgttgcctttatggagagagctacgattttccgccagccagaccactgccaggaacaaatgacccagccctggaatatgtctttgtaggtgatgaagcctttcaactgtcgctgcacctactgaaaccgtacagtagccggaacttaaaccataccaagcgggtctttaattaccggcttactagagcacgaagagtagtggagtgttcctttggcatattgacggcgaagtggcgagttctgctgacggctatcaagctgaaaacaacaactatagacgaggtagttaaagcctgtgtggtgctccacaactttgtcctgtcaaaggagcccgtttctttggatgatgaagagttggagaccaccttgtgggactaccgcagcagctcgtttcgctctacaagttcagttacaaggatgagggaccagtttgccgattattttgtctcacctgtcgggcggatcccgtggcaagacatgattgtgtaacctgtttcccatgtgtaacctgtttcccatgtgttttggttatgtaaaaaaagtgtttctgccccccccccaaaaaaaaaaggcccaaaagcgtggttttcttgctagtaaaaccattatgttatacctcttacatgtctggtgtttgtttttattaaacctttttttattatataaccttaataaatccacacacacacaaagagtagaattgtaatccgaattttattttaactattttttttttttttttttgttttgcaaaaaaaatatatttttattttccaactttttttttgaaaaatgtgaacattttttataatattatttatattaataacaatttacaaattttcaaattgttgggtggagatatgagaggaggatgggccggaaggttggaccacgtcgataggtggggaaaccctacttgtttgtggtgcagtggaagggggggttaaaccaagaggctgaccagaggggggtggtgttggggtaggtggaagagaaaagttcagtaaggaaaacattggggaagtaatttggtctgggggccgggattgttgtggggactgggtcgggtattgtgactgggtagggtagtgggactggcgtggggtttggtaatggtgctggtgtggggattggagctgggtttggtaatgctgctggtgtgggtattggggctgggtttggtaatggggggtatggtgtggaaatggggcctggtgtggaattggagtggaggtgtggtgaggtgtgtgggtcgattcattaatggcctgcagtgcagcattatggcaggtattcattacccgcatctgttgctcaaaagaaagcttctccatgctcatgagcatggattggaaaaaaaggttggccggatcgggacttacagctgaatgcagcctatccaagcgactgctggtttcctggcttgtttcactgatgcgtgattgcaccatgttgaaaccagcagtcacttgctctcccaaaattttgaaagagccttggaaggatgcattcaggtgtaagaactcaggagcatagctcctttcctgacccctctggcgctgccgccacaaacctaatggtggtgtcgaggtggcaggatcagaggggtggggtaaagggaacgctaactgttcagcatcagatgcgagcaatgaagcctgcaataatgctccactgcttggggcggatgaagtggaggggacagaggggtcagaggagaggacagaggggtcagaggaggggacagaggtgtggggcctaccgacgtggccctcagtggcggactcaggagggatcgctccagagggcgcagaggaagatgcaggcgcccggtggctggagaaggtgctgtgaaagaaaaaacaaaagaaattaatacattggaatgaaaaagccctgactgaaagcaaactaagtagacaggttaacatggttataattgggctgtagaatacttacactctgcttagcatggttcgcctcaggaaggagagggcctggccatatttatatctgctcctcttccttcctgcagagccactcggggccttcatctcatcattgaattccctcttaaagcgatccctcagtgaccgccaccgcttcctaacctttccaactgtgaagacaagaatcaaaagaaaaaacaaaaaattggtaaatgcaatacattacagtcagctcaaaacatcactggaaagtgaatacttacctagtttgctctgctgctgaggatgaaggctctcccgccttggaaacagggtgcgacacacttcgtcccagagccgacgggtgacaccggtatctgcatgcctgcggtcagccatgttccacagcggctcccgctcacgaacctcctcgatgagacagtctacatcaatgtcatcatcatcatcctcctcttctgcgggagcacgctgtgaagcctgtgtcaaaaaaaaaaaaaaaggaaaacaaacaaattagtacactgaaatactaaagtaccaatagaatccccctcccccaaaaaaaaaaaaactcactgatggccgaccgcggcgacgagtccgccgactctgggactgtctgggagagccttcagcggcagcagcagcctgaaataaaggaaacaaattctcagttaaggtaggcaggtgtttagtaatctgttttgtgtatggtgcagtgtgatgtgcaaagcaactgtttcaccaatacttacacttggttcctcctccacttgcatctctccacccgtctcgcccccttctgacagctcctcatctgattcagcttcctgttgaaacataatttatgcatgtagttatccataaaaatgtaatttaaagaaatttaaaaaaaaaaaaatgttttgtgttaATTTACCGAtaaacgctgttgctgtggaggagggctgtcagaagaggacattgttgatgtacaaaggccggtggctgtggtcctggtgggatagccggtggctgtggtcctggtgggatagccggtggctgtggtcctggtgggatagccggtggctgtggtcctggtggctctaagttaaaaagacacttgcaatctgctctacacattgcagtagcagatttggggtcttcaaaacttacttttaaagaatagaaaatgtggtcctggtggatagccggtggctgtggtcctggtgggatagccggtggctgtggtcctggtgggatagccggtggctgtggtcctggtggctctgtaagttaaaaagacacttgcaatctgctctacacattgcagtagcagatttggggtcttcaaaacttacttttaaagaatagaaaatgtggtcctggtggatagccggtggctgtggtcctggtgggatagccggtggctgtggtcctggtgggatagccggtggctgtggtcctggtgggatagccggtggctgtggtcctggtggctctgtaagttaaaaagacacttgcaatctgctctacacattgcagtagcagatttggggtcttcaaaacttacttttaaagaatagaaaatgtggtcctggtggatagccggtggctgtggtcctggtgggatagccggtggctgtggtcctggtgggatagccggtggctgtggtcctggtgggatagccggtggctgtggtcctggtggctctgtaagttaaaagacacttgcaatctgctctacacattgcagtagcagatttggggtcttcaaaacttacttttaaagaatagaaaatgtggtcctggtgggatagccggtggctgtggtcctggtgggatagccggtggctgtggtcctggtggctctgtaagttaaaagacacttgcaatctgctctacacattgaagtagcagatttggggtcttcaaaacttacttctagcactttagctgtgtcctggtgggcagcggctgtgtcctggtgggcagcggtcctggtttatctgttaatatgtataatggatctatagttagaccaccccctgaactaggtaatgctcaatgataaacaccctactaaaatgatgtcagaaatgttcatacaggtgaacaccaaaacccccccaaaaaaagtggcacgatataccattaatttccatgtcccataaaataaaaatttttaatgttaacaccaagaaaaaatatatttgacacattttatgtaaaataaataacctccccccccccccccccaaaaaaaaaaaaaaaaaaaaaaaaatacaggttaacctttattaaaaaaattagccctcaaccaaccctgtattgcatgtgtaaccattggtacatacaccagttttaaatttacctttatgaaataatactacggacattttttttaataaacattttattataattttttttttcactctttttttttttaaatcacaattaggagctgacatgctctttattttaaatacaagtacttcaactgcaaaaggttataactgtaatttaaaaaaaatcaacacttttattaaatagaaaaaacccacactcacacattcaaaccacaagctgcagaccgctagacttttttaaaaaacacatcagatttttaaaaaaaaaaaaaaaaaataaaaccacatgctgcacagaccactatacagtcaatacatcagaaaaaggcaaataacctattacagcatggacaaatgcacatgcaatcaacaagacgcacacaaaaaacatgcatggtatgtgtccacattcaggatcgcctcagaatttggtcaggattttccatcagtatttgtaaagccaaaaccaggagtgtaaaaattaggtaaagtataatacgaaaaaAGGCATACTTTTGCTttgatcacccactcctagttttggcgtacaaatactgatggaaaatcctgaccacatcctgatgcaatcctgcacatggacacataccctcccacatgaacaggcataaaattggcaaaggcataatatggtgcaggcacatgatacaaaagcacacagccgtacaaaaatacacacatgcacgcacatagctttaggcaaatacacatatgtacaacaaaggcagaaaggtgaacccaatcagaagacgcatacacacacacacacatacaaaaggctgacaatcctttggctgaagcagcaggtcttcacagtggctggaatcaggctgcatctggactctagcatggcactggctggtgcaggacgatggcaggcctcaggttctcttcaggttttaagctctttctgtagtcagtacctcatatacacacacaaatgcacaggcacacagatgcacacaaaaattgcaatactcacactggctctatggtggctggagtcttgtggctggagtcccgtggctggctccttcctgtggctggctcctgtgtcaggctgtggtcttgtggctggagtcctgtggctggctccttcctgtggctggctcctgtgtcacgctggggtcttgtggctggctagcTCTTGCTGGAAGTCTTCTcatgggtcttgcaggcatatgtggggttgaaggcccaggccaggtttatatagatttgggggtgtctggccaattggcaacaaaatccagcttctgagcatgctcagtgtaaaaaaaacgtattgcagcgctgcattgcgtcgtacgacgtgtcccgacgcatccgtcgctcataggcttccattgcagccaacgacgtatgccgcaggatgcgtcgcgacacgttttttaggcggagacaaaaaacgctacaatctacgtttttttgagacgacgtgtcgccaaatttcgacgcatccgtcgtaaaacgtacacgacgtatgccaatccgtcgccatacgtcgccaatacaagtctatggggaaaaaacgcatccagcaaaaagttttgctggatgcgttttttctgaaaaaagacgttttgaaacgtaatgcagttaacgctagtgtgaaagtagccttacccatgCGATAGATGTCCATAGCTTTTAAAGCTCTGATGCAATAAAATCTTTTTCCCCAGGGTTCAAGTATTCAAGATAATTATCTGGAAAGTAGTGGCAAAAGCTCAATATCCTTGATATTGCAAAATTGATTTAATTACCCTAGAAGTAAGTAGAATATTGGTTGAAGCCAGATGCCATTGTGTTCTGATGCATCAGAACAAGACTCCTCTGacctgcagctctggcaaaaattaagagaccaccacatcaaaaccctgtcatgggcagcccaatctaaagacctgaaccccattgaaaacctctggaatgtaatcaagaggatgatggatagccacaagccatcaaacatagaagaactgcctaaatttttgcgccagaagcagtgtgaaacactggtggaaagcatgccaagacgcatgaaagctgtgattaaaaatcatggttattccacaaaacattgatttctgaactctccctgagttataacattagtattgttgtttctaaatgattatgaacttgtttgttttctttgcattatttgaggtctgaaagcactggttttttttaattttgatcatttctccttttcagaaaaaaaaaatgtattgcttggaaatttggagacatgttgtcagtggtTTAtacactaaaagaacaatttacatttttctcaaaaatatacctagaaagagaaaaatcagagaaactgaaaattttgcagtagtctcttaatttttgccagagctgtttatgCCATTTAGACTAATGCTATCCCAAAAATGTCTTATGGTTTGGTTTTTTAAGAACATGAGTCTAGAAGTGTGAGTAGTTACCATAAATCAAGTAAAATAATAATACTTATTCAATGTATATTATTCACCCAAGTAAATTATTCTGGCTCTATTTTCTCGTCCAAGCTCTGGTGATTTAGGACAATTGACTGCTCCTAGCATGTAGATAAGGTGCACacatcttaatgttaaaaaaaaaaaaaaagaatgaagacAGGAAATCCAGATCACAGTTTTATCAAATCAGTTTAACCTATTCTCTGGATCCCAAGATTCATGTACCACAACGTGGCAAGTCCATCTGGAAAAGGGAGTATTAATAAAGCCTGCATCCTGTCAGCTCACATCTCTGCATAGGAAAACAACAGCTGGGACAACAGCAGAGAAGACACTGCATGACAGCACTCTCTCCAGAGGCTGACACTATTACAGCCTGTACCTCTCCTATGTTAAATTAACTTGTTCTGACTATGTGACACTTCTGATGAGTAGTACATTGTGATGCTGAGAGCCCTGGTCACATGCTACTGTATGCAAGTACTGTCACTAAATATGCCACAAGAACCAGACAAATGTATGTCAGAGGAAATAAAAATTCTCCAGAGATACGACAATGACTCAACTCCTGGCAGATCATATGAGGGCTTTCTTTAGTTCAAGGACAGTAGGACATTGACAGGAGACATCACACAATGTAGGATATAGCATCGTGATCTTCATGAATCTAACCTGTCAAGAAAAATATAGAGAATTCTACCAGAGCCTCACTACTTAATTCTTAATAATACAATGCCTACAatgtacatagatagatagatagatagatagatagatagatagatagatagatagtgcacAGGCCTCCCCAGCAAATTATCTGTTACTTGCCAAAAATGTAGAAGTAAAAATAAGGAAGACAGCACTCCAATATTTACCAAAGGAGTAAAGTGGAATTTTTTTGGCCCACACAGCGTAGTGACGCTTCGGCTCACATGAGCCAAATAAAGCCATGTGAGCCAAATAATGTCCAGTTTACTCTTTGTTTGGATAAATAAATTATAATGCTTCTTGCATCCTTTACAATGTTAATCATGTGCTGTCtatgattttcacagacccatagacttttatAGTTAATACCATATTCACCAATCCAAATGTTACGGTCTGTCTCCTGATCGAACGTGAAAGGCTCCTGGACATATATCAGGCTATCAACTTCAAGTCAGGATACTCGCATACAGTCCATGCACCGTGGCCCTTGCTTGGACCAAGACACATGGATGTATGGATATAGCATAATTTTGGTCCCTGACTCAGATCAAAAATAGACTTTTCTCTGTggtgttttttttcctgacacatTGCAAGAAACAGGGACACACAGATGGCGGCATAGAATTTAATGGGTGCATACTCTATCCATGAAAAGCAAACATTGAAATGAGACTTTAGATATAGGAAATGTATTAGCTATACGCAGCATGGAAAAAGCAGCACAGAGTGAAGCAGCACAGGCTTTGCAGATATGGTAGACAGATGTGGAAAACAAAGCCACTGAAGCTGCACAACAGTGCTCACAAGCCGTAACTTATTGTGGGGGCACATTTGCTGTACACTAATGGGACGGTCTTAATGAGGGGGCAGAGTGaaatcagatgctcctgattcattaagaggcatgagcTTTTTAATGGCTCAGGCACACCTGAAAAGCAGCATGCGCCATCATGTGCGTCTCACCACTAATCATACTCCAGTTGGGGACTGAAGTAAGATTTGAGGTGTAAAGATTGCAGCCTCTCTTCATGAATTTGACATGCAGGGGTTGCTGCACACTCATCGCAGCTCCACCTTCTTTGTCAGAACAGGCATGAGACTGCCAAAAGTCACATAATTTTATTCAAGCCTTGCGATGAGCCAAAATCGTGTGACATGTCAaggtgccagaattggctcatcttaaagatgcaccttttctggggtgactgaaagctgatgtttttagcctgcggggggcaatatccatggccccttccaaggctattaatttcagaccgcagctgtctgcctagcctttgctggttattaattatagggggaccctatgccattttttggtgggtcccccattttaatacccagtagaggctaagtatacagctgtgagctgatattaatagcttgggaagctccatgggtatttcccccttcccaggctagaaacatctgcccccagccatcagctttcctgctgaattgctggcttttcaaaggacatggaTGTGCCATCCGAtttttttatcacacccattgacttgcattggcgagtctcggccgatatacgttgcaaatcgtagcatgctgcaatttttttctcagtccgatttcagctgagaaaaaaaatcatatatgagctgtAACTcacagattaacattggtcagagtgcaatccgattttttaacgGACTGCGCTAGTCCATTTTTctcacagatgagtatgagcccttaaaataATCAttgagttttcatttttatttgtaCACAGCAGCTTGGGAAAAACTGGAATAATAATTGCTATGGACAACACATCCTACATTTCACCTAGAGTACATCAATTTCTACACGTGAGGGCTATACAAACTATAGTCTTTGCTGGACTTAGTTACACACTTAATCCATTACGCATCTTTCCTAAA
This window harbors:
- the LOC143795583 gene encoding uncharacterized protein LOC143795583, translated to MLLVQTVSHQFEDLKIEYATTFLRDLSEKQNTAECSFVGWGDYKNSAAAAAEGSPRQSQSRRTRRRGRPSASQRAPAEEEDDDDDIDVDCLIEEVREREPLWNMADRRHADTGVTRRLWDEVCRTLFPRRESLHPQQQSKLVGKVRKRWRSLRDRFKREFNDEMKAPSGSAGRKRSRYKYGQALSFLRRTMLSRVTFSSHRAPASSSAPSGAIPPESATEGHVGRPHTSVPSSDPSVLSSDPSVPSTSSAPSSGALLQASLLASDAEQLAFPLPHPSDPATSTPPLGLWRQRQRGQERSYAPEFLHLNASFQGSFKILGEQVTAGFNMVQSRISETSQETSSRLDRLHSAVSPDPANLFFQSMLMSMEKLSFEQQMRVMNTCHNAALQAINESTHTPHHTSTPIPHQAPFPHHTPHYQTQPQYPHQQHYQTQLQSPHQHHYQTPRQSHYPTQSQYPTQSPQQSRPPDQITSPMFSLLNFSLPPTPTPPPSGQPLGLTPPSTAPQTSRVSPPIDVVQPSGPSSSHISTQQFENL